The following proteins come from a genomic window of Labilithrix sp.:
- a CDS encoding endonuclease/exonuclease/phosphatase family protein, whose protein sequence is MRGVAVSLGVALGVASACSREPRLEPIVHYPRPHCPDAGATARARVKVMTLNLRHDADQWERRFAMVADEIVRLDPDVIGMQEVKLSRDQANVLDRLVGERGGARYEVFTAYKSGPGGVASGEGLAILTRWPMLVKESADIGDGRVTLFARIAHPNGVIDAYNTHFDAHRDADGEEMRDREALRTVDFIAKHDECHATFLLGDMNSEADEPPLRRFVAAAFDDSFAAAGAGAPGNTLRIQLEEGAFTQSPRRRVDFVLARTAGRRVATPTESVVCFKNHDAKGFYPSDHFGVMSTFDLGL, encoded by the coding sequence GTGAGAGGGGTCGCCGTTTCGCTCGGGGTCGCGCTCGGCGTCGCGTCGGCGTGCTCGCGGGAGCCACGGCTCGAGCCGATCGTCCACTATCCGCGGCCGCATTGTCCGGATGCGGGGGCGACGGCGCGGGCGCGGGTGAAGGTGATGACGCTGAACCTGCGCCACGACGCGGACCAGTGGGAGCGGCGGTTCGCGATGGTCGCCGACGAGATCGTGCGGCTCGATCCCGACGTCATCGGAATGCAAGAGGTGAAGCTCTCGCGCGATCAGGCGAACGTCCTCGACCGCCTCGTCGGCGAGCGGGGCGGCGCGCGCTACGAGGTGTTCACCGCTTACAAGAGCGGCCCCGGTGGCGTCGCGTCCGGTGAGGGGCTCGCCATCCTCACGCGCTGGCCCATGCTCGTGAAGGAGAGCGCCGACATCGGCGACGGGCGCGTCACGCTGTTCGCGCGCATCGCGCATCCGAACGGCGTGATCGACGCCTACAACACGCACTTCGACGCGCACCGCGACGCCGACGGAGAGGAGATGCGCGACCGCGAGGCGCTCCGCACCGTCGACTTCATCGCGAAGCACGACGAGTGCCACGCGACGTTCCTCCTCGGCGACATGAACTCGGAGGCCGACGAGCCGCCGCTCCGCCGCTTCGTCGCGGCCGCGTTCGACGACTCCTTCGCCGCCGCCGGCGCCGGCGCGCCCGGCAACACGCTGCGCATCCAGCTCGAGGAGGGCGCGTTCACGCAGTCGCCGCGGCGGCGCGTCGACTTCGTCCTCGCGCGCACGGCCGGGCGGCGCGTCGCGACGCCGACCGAGTCGGTCGTGTGCTTCAAGAACCACGACGCGAAGGGCTTCTACCCGTCCGACCACTTCGGCGTGATGTCGACGTTCGACCTCGGTTTGTGA
- a CDS encoding phosphoethanolamine transferase, which translates to MVVARRLLHRVTPRWMARSVGLAWAALLALDLVARAAYLRPRLVTLRGALNYAAAALALWIVVRLVATTRGRVRTCLHIALITVPVTVQWMVFQSYGAFVTPTDFAAFGEAPRVVLQAAGQASDALGTLVVLAASVATLGLYPRAAKPLGRLRAAALATVLAGGLALGSTYWRASSTLEHPQPAFACAVVGLAKRATVTARGEGRVAVPPAEPLAAGVRLPNIVLVVGESLAASHLTIYGYDRPTSPRLQALHDAGELVAMKDAVVMGPHTRTSVPYIMTGLAGPDPSGRVFRAPTVTEYAKARGYHTAFISAQEESWGDLDAMLREGADVFKTGISFAPQVDVLKGSDDLVMLEKGVLPTLHALAEPFFLVVHMDGSHLPYREHSPPSHKVFPEDGVNSIGAYDNTIRVTDELLARVHAALRERDPDAWMFFTSDHGQPLGEGGAFYNHGYQSNVVRDPLFVLPPAAERSAMRAVADAQTSACDVAPTILHLMHTAPAANAPMDCADWIAGPPPPRVRVVSAYTPAYLLEPTMLVVLPNGRHEVYDLWRGTVTGDDGVARPLAEHTLPREVAARLP; encoded by the coding sequence ATGGTGGTCGCTCGTCGCTTGCTTCATCGTGTCACGCCGCGCTGGATGGCGCGCTCGGTCGGGCTCGCGTGGGCGGCGCTGCTCGCGCTCGACCTCGTCGCGCGGGCCGCCTACCTGCGGCCGCGGCTCGTCACGCTGCGCGGCGCGCTCAACTACGCCGCGGCCGCGCTCGCGCTCTGGATCGTCGTGCGCCTCGTCGCGACGACGCGCGGGCGGGTCCGGACTTGCTTGCATATTGCACTCATCACGGTGCCGGTGACGGTGCAGTGGATGGTGTTCCAGTCCTACGGCGCGTTCGTGACGCCGACGGACTTCGCCGCGTTCGGCGAGGCGCCGCGCGTCGTGCTCCAGGCGGCGGGCCAGGCGTCGGACGCGCTCGGGACGCTGGTCGTGCTCGCAGCGTCGGTCGCGACGCTCGGCCTCTACCCGCGCGCGGCGAAGCCGCTCGGGCGCCTCCGCGCCGCCGCGCTCGCGACCGTGCTCGCGGGCGGGCTCGCGCTCGGCTCGACGTACTGGCGCGCCTCGTCGACGCTCGAGCACCCGCAGCCGGCCTTCGCCTGCGCGGTGGTGGGGCTCGCGAAGCGCGCGACCGTGACCGCGCGCGGCGAGGGCCGCGTGGCGGTGCCGCCGGCGGAGCCCCTCGCCGCGGGCGTGCGGCTGCCCAACATCGTGCTCGTCGTCGGCGAGTCGCTCGCGGCGAGCCACCTCACGATCTACGGCTACGACCGCCCCACCTCGCCGCGCCTCCAGGCGCTCCACGACGCGGGAGAGCTCGTCGCGATGAAGGACGCCGTCGTGATGGGGCCGCACACGCGCACGAGCGTGCCGTACATCATGACCGGCCTCGCCGGGCCCGACCCGAGCGGCCGCGTCTTCCGCGCGCCGACCGTGACGGAGTACGCGAAGGCGCGCGGCTACCACACCGCCTTCATCAGCGCGCAGGAGGAGTCGTGGGGCGACCTCGACGCGATGCTGCGCGAGGGCGCCGACGTCTTCAAGACCGGCATCTCGTTCGCGCCGCAGGTCGACGTGCTGAAGGGCTCCGACGACCTCGTCATGCTCGAGAAGGGCGTCCTCCCCACCCTCCACGCGCTCGCGGAGCCGTTCTTCCTCGTCGTCCACATGGACGGATCGCACCTGCCCTACCGCGAGCACTCGCCGCCGTCGCACAAGGTCTTCCCCGAGGACGGCGTCAACTCGATCGGCGCGTACGACAACACGATCCGCGTCACCGACGAGCTCCTCGCGCGCGTGCACGCGGCCCTCCGCGAACGCGATCCGGACGCGTGGATGTTCTTCACGAGCGACCACGGCCAGCCGCTCGGCGAAGGCGGCGCGTTCTACAACCACGGCTACCAATCCAACGTCGTCCGCGATCCGCTCTTCGTCCTCCCGCCCGCGGCGGAGCGGAGCGCGATGCGCGCCGTCGCCGACGCGCAGACCTCCGCCTGCGACGTCGCGCCGACGATCCTGCACCTGATGCACACCGCGCCGGCCGCGAACGCGCCGATGGACTGCGCGGACTGGATCGCGGGGCCGCCGCCGCCGCGCGTGCGCGTCGTGAGCGCGTACACGCCGGCCTACCTCCTCGAGCCGACGATGCTCGTCGTCCTCCCGAACGGACGGCACGAGGTCTACGACCTGTGGCGCGGGACCGTCACCGGCGACGACGGCGTCGCCCGCCCGCTCGCCGAGCACACGCTCCCGCGCGAGGTCGCCGCCCGCCTCCCCTGA